A window of Fundidesulfovibrio putealis DSM 16056 genomic DNA:
ACCTTGTGCTCGGAGTCCAGCATCTTGGCCGCGTGGGCGGTGGCCCACTCGCCCAGGCCGATGGTGCCGATGGCATCGCCGGAGGAGACGATGTCCGCGACCTTGGCGCCGCCCTTGGGGTACATCTCGAACTTGCCGGTAAGCGGCGCGTTCAGCACGCCCGAGGTGTCGGGGAAGACGTTGGCGGCAACGCCCATCTCCAGGGCCAGGCGCTTGATCTCCGCCATGTCGGCGGGCTCGCAGAAGCCGGGGATGATGTTTAACTTGCCGTTCTTCTCGCCGGTGGACTTGGCCAGGTTCTTGACCATGCCGCCCACCATGTTGGCGTAGCCCGTGACGTGCGAACCCACGTAGGAGGGGGTATTGCAGTAGATCACGTTCTTGCCGGCGGGCACCTTGCCGTCCACGCGGGCCTTTTCGACGATCTGGTTCATGTCGTCGCCGATGGTCTCGGAGAGGCAGGTGGTGTGCACCGCGATCACTTCGGGCTCGTACACCTCGAAGATGTTCTGGATGGCGGTGAGCAGGTTGGCCTGCCCGCCGAACACCGAGGAACCTTCGGTGAAGGAGCTGGTCGCGGCGCTGATGGGCTCCTTGGTGTGCCTGGTGAGGGCGGAGCGGTGGTAGGCGCAGCAGCCCTGGGAGCCGTGGGAGTGCGGCAGGCATCCGTGGATGCCCAGGGCGGCGTACATGGCGCCGACGGGCTGACAGGTTTTTGCCGGGTTGATGGAGAGGGCCTTCCTCTCCACCGTTATTTCTTTCGGGGTATGCCGTAAGAGTGCCATGATCCTATCCTCCTAGCTGGCCACGTAGCAGGCGGTGAGTTCGGGTCCCTCGGACTGCCAGGGGGCCTTCACCTTGCTCCAGACCTTGCTGTTCACCATGCGGTCGATGTCTTTGTAGTAGTTCACCGCGCCCTTGAATCCGGCGTAGGGTCCGCCGTAGTCGTAGGAGTGCAGCTGCTTCAAGGGCACGCCCATCTTCTGCACGGAGTACTTTTCCTTGATGCCTGCGCAGAAGATGTCGGGCTTGTACATCTCGATCAGCTTGTCGGTTTCGTACTGGTTCAGGTCGTCGATGATCATGGTCTTCTTGGGCATGTCGGGGATGAGCCCTTCATAGTCCTTGAACTTCAGTCCGGCTTCCTCGCGGGCCTTGATCTCCTCGGGAGTCAGGCGGGCGCGGTAGTTCTTGGGATCGGCTTCGACTTCCAGCTCCTCGATGTTGCGCGAGTCGGCGTCCACCTTGATGGTGGGGATGACGTGACGGCCTTCGTAGTCGTCGCGGTGTCCGAACTCGTAGCCCGCCGCCAGGGTGGTCATGCCAAGCTCATGGAAGAGCTCCTGGTAGTGGTGGGCGCGCGATCCGCCCACGAAGATCATGGCCGTCTTGCCGGTGGTGCGGGGCTTGATCTGAGCCAGGGCGGTCTCGACGATGGGCATTTCCTCGGCGATGACCTTCTCCACGCGGTCGATGAGCTCCTTGTCGCCGAAGTGGGCGGCGATGCGGCGAAGCGACTTGGCGGTGGCGTTGGCTCCGATGAAGTTCACCTTGATCCAGGGGATGCCGTACTTGGTCTCCAGCATGTCGGCCACGTAGTTGATGGACCGGTGGCACATGACG
This region includes:
- the nifK gene encoding nitrogenase molybdenum-iron protein subunit beta, with product MALLRHTPKEITVERKALSINPAKTCQPVGAMYAALGIHGCLPHSHGSQGCCAYHRSALTRHTKEPISAATSSFTEGSSVFGGQANLLTAIQNIFEVYEPEVIAVHTTCLSETIGDDMNQIVEKARVDGKVPAGKNVIYCNTPSYVGSHVTGYANMVGGMVKNLAKSTGEKNGKLNIIPGFCEPADMAEIKRLALEMGVAANVFPDTSGVLNAPLTGKFEMYPKGGAKVADIVSSGDAIGTIGLGEWATAHAAKMLDSEHKVPCQIMGLPISLGATDDYIMALHKMSGKAVPEIIDFERGQVVDVMSDYNQYFFGKRVALAGDPDQLIGLTKLCIELDMIPAYVVSGTPGNKFERTINEIIKGTPAEGVTKVKCPGDMFILHQWIKQEPVDLIIGNTYCKYIARDEDIPHLRHGFPIVDRMGHTYFPTVGYKGALRLMEKMLDLFLTRRDRDEPESSFELVY
- the nifD gene encoding nitrogenase molybdenum-iron protein alpha chain; translation: MDAPMKDHLVSPTLDPEEAKKELLAKYPPKVGRKRSQQIFIKETDGPEDREILSNVRTVPGIITQRGCTYAGCKGVILGPTRDIVNITHGPIGCGFYSWLTRRNQTDASAPGAENFIPYAFSTDMQDEDIIFGGEKKLAAAIQEAYDIFKPKAIAIFSTCPVGLIGDDVHAVARKMKEKLGINIFGFSCEGYKGVSQSAGHHIANNKIFTEVVGTSDKPERTGKYSINMLGEYNIGGDAFEIDRIMEKCGITVNATFSGNSTYNDFASAQMADLSCVMCHRSINYVADMLETKYGIPWIKVNFIGANATAKSLRRIAAHFGDKELIDRVEKVIAEEMPIVETALAQIKPRTTGKTAMIFVGGSRAHHYQELFHELGMTTLAAGYEFGHRDDYEGRHVIPTIKVDADSRNIEELEVEADPKNYRARLTPEEIKAREEAGLKFKDYEGLIPDMPKKTMIIDDLNQYETDKLIEMYKPDIFCAGIKEKYSVQKMGVPLKQLHSYDYGGPYAGFKGAVNYYKDIDRMVNSKVWSKVKAPWQSEGPELTACYVAS